The window gctcggggactgtcatcatGGGCAAGCCTGGACGGCTCGGGCTACGAAGCCCGGGGGCACAAAATctattaggcagtgcccgaaCTTCAAAGGTTATGGCCATCCCCATTCGGGGACTATTGTCCCCGGCACGCCCTGATGGCTTGAGGTAATAAGCCCATTGGGCAACATCTGAACTTAAGAGGCTACGACCGTCCTAGAACAGCTCGGAGACATCTGAGATCCGAAAccaaacataaggccttcaaaatttttaaaccggttcaaaggctaccctcggcaaaattatAATCTAAAAAATCCTAAGTAAACACTTCGGGGAAAGCTTCCGGTCATACCAAGCTCCCACGAGTCTTAAGCAAAATAATATCAAGCATGAGCATTGTTCGAACCTCCGAAAAAGACCTAATTATTACGTGCTAAGACATTCAAAATCTTTGCAATCgtaaagaaaaatgcaaacaagCTTGTCGAAAGGAAAAAGCCttgaatatatacataaatttttaaaaaggccaaacggcctcaacaaaatacaAAAGTACAAAAGCGAAGAAAAATCTACAAGGCACCTAAGAAGCCCGATCTTCGCCGGAGCCATCGGGGTCTTCCCCGTTTTCGGATCTGCCCGAACTCTCAGAATCTTCCTCATCCTCGGGGTATGCCTCGAGCCTCTTAACATTTTCAATCTCGGTCGATAAATCAAACCCCCAGCATGAACTTCCTCGAGAGCCTCCCTCCGGGACTGCCACCTCATATATTTGACGATGGCCTTTAGGCGTTTCTGAGCTGCCTCAGTATCAGCtttgtactgggccaccatctcttcagcGTCGGCCCTGGTTATTTTCGCCGCTGACTTGGCTGCTTCAAGCTCCTTGGCAAGGATATCTTGTGCATCAACAGCCGAGCCCAGCTGAGACTGGAGGTCTTCCATTTTTTGGGACCGGGTTTCAGCTTTCTCCTTTATCGATCGTAGTTGGGCCTTCACCGAGGCCAGCTACTCCTGGGCAGTCTCCTTTTCCGAAGCCAATCGGTCCATCTTGCCCTTCCACTCTTCGGCCATGGCCTTGACTTCGTCCATCTTAGCCCGGAGCTGGTCGACCCGGTCAACCTTCTGCTAAACCTGCGGATTTCGACCGTTAGACACCATGTCTAGctcatcatcactaacttcaaagattcTTACCTGTTCCAACAGTTCAGCGTGTTCTTTTTGAGCTGCGTCCAACTCGGCTCGGAGGCTTTTGACTTTTCCTTCACATTGCTCGCTAAGAAGCTTATACATGCCTCTCTTCTCAGCAAGCTTTTTGACTTCGGCCTCGAGTTGGCTCAGCTTATCCCGGTACCGGAGGAAGGTTTCATGGTGGAGCACCGAGGCCTGCGAATATGAGAAGGGATATTAGAATCATCAAGGACTAATTCTTATATTAGAAAAGACATTAGAATTATCAAGAATTACCCGGTTCAGTgcctgttgtgcttcgttgaacaggcaTGACGCATCTACCTCGTTCATTTTTGCCTGGTCTTCTTCGGTTATCAGGCACCAGAGGTAACTAGCTATCCCTACGGGGGCGGAAAGAATTCGGGCATCCTCCAGAATGGTGATAACGACATACCGCTTCCGACCAGGATCCGTGCTCACAGCGGGGAACCGATTGATCAATCTCGGGCTCAAGCTCAAGCTCGACCCGCCAACCTCCGGAGCGGACTTTTCCTTGGCACCTCTAAGTCACCCAATCCGGTGAAATCCTCCAGGGCGGATGTGTCTACACCGTCAAAAAAGCCTCGGAGGGGATCATCCGCTCCATGGACCCCCTCGTGTGATCTCTCCTTCGTCATTCAGGCTTCATCGAACATTGATTTTGTGAACGAAGGCGATCCCGATATATCTATAACGTCAGGCAGGGCAGAGCCGGCGTCTCGAGAGTTCTCGACCTTCGCTTCGGTATCGGCCTTGCGAACCTGAGGGGGATTAGCTTTCGTCGTTTTTCCCTTGGCTGCCACCCGTTCCTCGGGGACAGATGACTCACGGGCCACAAAAATTTCATCCTCCTCGGGCTCGTCTCTGAGCCAGAAGAGTGATTTCGAGTCAAGCACTTGGGAGCTGGAGGTTTCCTTTGGCTTACGAACCAGCTTccttctcgttttcttcttctccgaACTCGGggctcttttcctcttcttctccccTGCTGTGGCTCTGGCTGTCCCGAAGCAGAAGAATCGGCAGGTAGGTTCTCGTCCCCAACCGAGGGCCTAAGCTCGacggtcttaggcaaacctgcaaaagagaagtaaagaaaaaataataagaacgtAATGCTAAGAGAAAAAGCCTAACACAACCTACTCGGGAAATGAATcttaccatgggaacgggcctcccaatGGCCCATTGAGAGTTTGCGCCACGAGTGCTCGGAGTACGGCAGCTGTGAGACAATACcttcgacccactccttgagtcgagggacaacatttgggactcgagcgACAACTGCACCACCACGAATACCAATGAGAAAAAGAGAGATGAACCCGAAATCAACATTTGAGGGAAAGTTTTACTTACAtgatgcattccacttctcggggaatggtcTGAATTCGGCCGGGATCAAATTTGAGGTCCTCACCGGATAAAACGACCCTGCCAGCCTCGATTCTGGTCCTTGTCGATGCTCAAAAATGGGGCTTTACTGGCCTGGCGTAcaagctttatcagtccccccGAAAGATTCGGGGATTGTATAAACAGAGCAGATGATCGATGGTGAAGGTGCATGAATCGATTTTATTCACAAAAAAtcggaggatcacgatcctccgattttgaagggtgaatttgaccgaggCATACGTTATACCTCCTGCAGAAGTCTAAGATGAACGAGTCCACcgggcccaatgtaaagggataagtgtaaacactcagatatCCCTCGACATGGGTGGTAATGGCCTCTTCGAAGTCGGGGACCACGATGTCCTTGTTGGCCCAGTTGTAGTCTTTTTGAACCATGAGGAGGTCCTCTTCGATGATTGAGCAGATGTATCTCGAGGCATCCTCATGCTGACCTTGTACCGAAGAAGGCTTCTCGACCTTGAAGCCAGCGATCGAACAACCCCCGGGAATGAACGTCTTCAAGGGAGGTTCAGGAGCCGGTTCATCGGTAACCACGTTAGCAGCGGGTCTCCCGAGGTCGACCACATCAGAAGTAGTTTCGTTGGTTCCACCAGTCGTTAAGGAGGTAGAAGCGACCTTTTGGGGAACATATTTTGAGGTTTTTACCATTATTATAGGGGAAAGCTTGAAAGAGATAGAGAAAGGTTGAAAGCTGGAAGCTCAGATGTGTTGGCTTGAGTGGATGATGAGTAAAAATTTCAAAAGAATCTCGAATAATGGAGGTAAAAATGCTAGAATGTGAAAAGGAGTAGTGAAATCCTGAGGGTACGAGGGTAGACGGTTTGATGTaaagtaaaaaatgaataaaagagaGGTTATTTATAGTGGCTCCGTGGCGTTTCACCTCCAGGAATAGCCAACCGACGGCTGAcgtgcatttaatgccattatgaCATAAGTGACGAGACGTTTTGGGCTCTTTGTCGTTTATGTCACAGCgtattgaagaaggaatcaaggtgctcatgtcgtttctcgtcagTTTGCTCCCCGAGAAACGAGCAgattatctgtatacgggtaaaagtCGAGCTCATGATACACTCCAGCCTCCAATTGGGTAAAATGAGCTCGAGATACGATTGCGAAGGATCAGAATCGAAGTAAAGGTCTCATCGAATCAGAATCCGGAGGACGTTGTCTGCCTTCGAGAATATCGGGGTCATGATTCGAGATCGATCCAAATCCTGAAAGACTTCGAAGGACATTGTCGGGCAATCAAGCACGACCAACAGAAGGCCGTAATATCGACCGGCCGAATATCACGACGTGGATTTCGGCACATATCGATGAAGAACCGGCAATCAGTTAAAcagaagattttttaccttttatagagttgtacttaGAGTATGATTcccttactatataaagggggggtATGATAATTCATTAGGCACATTGTAAaacgcattccaaagcaatatactattattttcactGTTATTGTAAGCGTTTTCTCTCGTTCATCAAAATTGTCCACTGTGAGCCCGAATCGAGGGTGAATGCTTCACCAAGGTTGGAATCATCCTCCTCGCGTGGTTTGAGTTTACTATATCTTTACTTGTCCATTTTAACtcaatttatcattttgtatcaaattaatccggatattcttaaaatcacttacaaatttaattgttatccgattttgagggtaaacataTAGATCATAGCTCCATCCttctgttttttgtttttttgcctTCCAGGCAAAGTGATACTATAGGTAAAAAAGGGCATCCCGGTGTATAAATTATCTTGCATTAACACATAGGGTCCAGAAAAAGACCGCATCCtaaaggggtgtgatgtaggtagcctaccctaatgcaaacaTCAGTGACTAAATTCACGGCTCGAAATGATAATATAGGTGATGGAACTAAATGGCACAGGTtcaatagcagaagcagcagaagCTGGATAGGGCAAAAACGACACACAATCAGGAAATACCTCTCAGGGGAGACAAGTTGCAAAGAAAATTTTAGCTGGGCTGTTAGTAGCCTAGCCCACTCGAGGTTGGAAAGTAGTGTGCTAAAGTGACTCACTGTCAACCCGAATTTTATgctctctccgtttcaatttaaagaagtatatatattttatgtgaatataaattattatttaaagataaattatttttaaatataaaaaaagattATTCTTTTTGGCACGAATTAAAAAGAATGTAGATTTACGTAAATTGAAACAGTGGGAGTATAATTTTGAGAAGTACCGACTCCAACAAAGTGGAAAGTATATCGGTTTTGAATCATCTCATATATTTCATAGATTCTCCAATTGCTCGATAATTAAACAAAGATAACCTGCTATAACCAATTGGTGTAACAAAAACTTACAGTGCATATAAGTTAAAAACTAATTATTCCGCTAAAATGAAAGATTATCCATTATAGTAATGATAAAACGCTCTAAACGTCTCTATTACTTATTATAAAATTATACTAATTCCCCTTTTAAAACGGATAGGAAGAGAGAATCTCTCAACAATATATTGCTCAAGACGCAAGTACCACGTAGCAAACAAAAACAACACATGTCATTCTACCATTCCCTAATGCTGACACGTATTAGGCCAAATCATTCCTGTCTTCTGGATTGACCTATATTAGGCCACTTCTCGAGTCTACCACAGTTACTTCTCTCTTGTTCTCTTGTTTTTAACTCAAGTCTGAAGCAACCCAAAAAAATATCCAAGTCTCAAAATCAAGAAACAGAGTATTTACAAACTATGCAGGCAACTATGGAGGTACAAGGAAGCCCCAAAAAACCTAAGCAGCACCAAATGCTGAAAGACAAGCAAGTGAAGGATTTAATGGTAGACAAAAGAAGGCTAGTGGAGGTTCCATATACAGCCACGTTAGCAGACACAATAAATACTCTGATGGCTAACAAAGTGGTGGCTGTTCCGGTGGCTGCGCCGCCTGGGCATTGGATAGGAGCTGGTGGTTCTATGATTTTGGAATCGGATAAACAAACTggtgttgtgaggaaacattacATAGGGATGGTTACCATGCTTGATATTTTGGCTCATATTGCTGGAAATGGTAGTGCTGATGATACTGATGTTGCTAAAAAGATGATGGTCCCTGTTTCCTCTATTATAGGACATTGTCTTGAAAGTCTTAGTTTGTGGACCCTTAGTCCTAATACCAGGTATGTTGTTggtaattatttttcaaattgttcctattatattgttgttgctcctctttgtttctttattttcacCTTAGGATCTAGCCCAAGGTAGGAATAAGGTCTATGTACACACTACGCTCTCCCCGGacctgagtttgttgttgttgtactgccTCTGTGAAGTTTAAACCAACAATGAAAAGTTAAAAGGGTCTAATGTGAGGTGCTTAGAGctacaataaaaattaaaaggggCTAAGTTGTTCCTAATTATctctatttaaataaattttatgaTATAACTGCTGATTTCAATATTGGAGAAAAAGATCAAAATTTTGTTCATCAGTAAGATATTGAGGTTAACCAGCTAAGAGTTACTCCATCTAGCTCAACTTATGTGGCAGACTTTGCTTTTTAGTCTATCCAAAAGAAGGTTATATTTCTATTTTTAGAAATAATTTCACTTTACGTTTCTCATATTACTCCTAATTGTAtgaagaattaactcaaatagccATTCACCCaactatttaaactaaaaatagccggttGAGGTATagtatatgcataatttatgtattatatgtgtataattatgtataatctatgCATAtgtctagaaaaagtaaacaacaaATAtcgccggctatttgtgtaaagatcctaATTTTATCCCAGTAGATGATCTATAGTCACACAAATAGATGATCTATAGTCACACAAATAGATGATCTATAGTCACACAAATAGATGATCTATAGTCACACAAATAGATGATCTATAGTCACACAAATAGATAATCTGTAGTCACACAAATAGATAATCTGTAGTTACACAAATGGCTTGCTTTAGACTGCCGGTTTTAAAGGATTTTTTCTTAAACTGGTCAGACGATCCCACATAAAATGGGATGGAAGTTATATGCACTCCCAGTATATAGAAAAGTTTCTACATTGTCAGCCTAATTTTAACTGTTTATATTAGGTTATTATCACTACCTTTTTGACACTAATAAACTAGTCAGCCTATGCCCAATCTTCAATGCATTGGACATCTAAGGCAGTTTCATTACTCGCATGTTGTACTTTGAGGTTCTAATTTTACAAATTTGTTGTACTAATTGGTTGCATTTGTTGGATTATATCTGAAGCATTGTGGATTGTATGGAAGTGTTTAGCAAAGGTATACACCGTGCTATGGTGCCAATCGATGGACAATCAGAAAATGTAGCTGGAGTTGAGCTCACGGAGTCTGCATCATGTTATCGAATGCTAACACAAATGGATCTGCTAAGGTTTTTGAATGACTTCCAAGAGCTTAAAGCTATCATGTCACATAAGGTCTCGGACAAACAATTACAAGCAGTCACAGATTCTGTTTTCGGAGTTACTAATAAGGCAAAAGTTATCGACGTCATCAAATGTATGAGAACAGGCTCGCTTAATGCTGTACCAATCGTGGAGTCGTCTGATGACATTGTAGAAGATCATACTCAGCTTGTAAATGTAAGTTAAGTCTTCGTCTCACATTTGTATACATATAATAACAGTAAAATTATACCGTGTGTGAATTTAACatcaaggaaaaaagaaagaattggaaTTGGTCAATAGATTTCTCGAAACCAAACGAAGAGGAAACGAAAGATAGAAACATTAAGCACTGATCAACTAAGCCCTCTCGGGGATTCTCTTGGAGAGGATATCCGTGTCATTTGTCACGTTGTTAGTCTTACTTATTATGTATTGTTATTTGTAGTTATTACACTGTTAAGTTTCATATGATATTTACAGGGGAAACAGAGGAGGATAATAGGAACATTTTCGGCGACAGACTTGAGAGGATGTCCTGTATCGCAACTGCAGCCTTTATTAAATCAAGGGGTTGTTGATTTCTTGAAGTTGTTATCGGAAGCACCATTCTATGAATCTACAGGGCTGAGATCTTCGTCGTTGGAACTCGTGACTTGCCAACCAGAATCATCCCTAAGGGAAGCGGTAGAGAAAGCTGTTTGGAATCATGTGCATCGTGTTTGGGTTGTGGATGAACTGGGCTTGCTAGAGGGAGTAGTGTCTCTCACTGATATGATAAGAGTCATTCGGCTCTGGTATCTTACTGAGTTTTTGCAATAATGTGTTCGTAGAGTCAAGGAGATGTTTTGCTGTTTTGTATCTGCAATTTCTTTGTCTGGTTAGTGAGTGGGGTTTCCTTTATCTCTCTCTTTTATTAAAGATAAAGAATTCGCAAAGATTTTGCCACGTTAATCTTTTTGGCACGGTACGCCTGTTCTATACACACATCTACAAAAAAATTTAAATGAAATGTGCCTACATTTTTTATGTTCAACTACCCATGTAGTCTTGGAATTAAAGTCGGAATGCAAAGAGATAAGGAATGTGCCATTGTGCCTACATTTTTTATGTTCAACTGCCCATGTATCTTGGAATTTAATTAGGAATGCGAAGAGAGATGCTTTATGCGATTGAACGTGGTGGAGGCACATATTTTTTAAAGAAGATACGCAGAGGTTACACTACTAGAAAATTGCTAAAAATCGTCCACAAAAATCAATCGGAATCGATCGGAAATATAAGAAAATTGATTGATTTTTAACTGATTTTAATTTGTCGTAACAATAGTGGTCGTTAAGGTGTGGCGATCGAAGACGGTCGCAATTTTCCGATCGAAGTCGGTCGGTTAATTCAACCTTTGATTGACCACTTTATACTGACAACCTTTGTTGGAAAAActaagttttatttatttttttaaaatagcgaTCAAAAActaagttttatttattttttaaaatagcgACTGAGTTCGGTTGGAAACATAATTATTTgataattttatatttctttttaaatCTTAACATACCGACCGAAGTCAGTcggaataattaaaaaataaattaaaaaatatattattttcgaTCAATTTCGGTCGGTATTTTCAAATTTCTGCAGATTTCACATTGAAAATACCGATTGAAGTCGGTTGAAAAAGATGAATTTCTgggttttaatatgaaaattccGACCGCGGTCGGTCGGTTTTATGGGTAAAAAATATGTCTGCTTTTAAGCTACACCACATGCCAATTACAACCAATAACCATCCTATAATGGCAGCATTACATTACTGCTATTCAACCAcaattaaccaacaacaacaattaaccaacaataattaaccaacaacaaccacaacaacaacgcTAATAACAACAACCACCACAACAATGCTAATAACAACAACCACCACAACAACAACGCCAACCACcacaacaacaatacaaatgtttaataacaaaataatatcaacaacacAATTATTATTTAAAACTATTCCAACTAAATATTCACAAGTTCAATACTTTgtttagcaatacacaccattcaATGAGTGTTTTGTATTGCATTACCTCCATCTTCACTACTAGAAGCTTCATCGTCGGCATGGTTCGGAGGATCACAACGAGAAGGATTAGCATCTGGGGAAGGCTCATGAGCCCGGGGAATAGggaaagcaccactagcaagaagTTTGGCCAGCTGACCTTGAAGGAGATTAAATTGTTGGTCCCTATTTTCTACCTGAACTTGAAGGGTATCAAATTGTCTATCACTCTTTTGTTctctagcctttgtctcttcaagcTCTGCTGTCAGTTTTGCGATCTTCTTCTCCATAGACGAGATAGTCGACCTATCAATTGCCTCGCCTTGGGcggaagtccctataccttgcaatccagCACTGTAATACCAAAATGATCTCTTTGGAAGGCTGTATGCTATCCCCTTTTTAGGACCACCGACAACATCCAACCATATCTTCTGCGCTTCTTCGTCTGAAACGGGTGGTCGCTCGCCTTGCTAATTCGGTGGCAAGTTTTGAGTGTACTCCTCAACATTAATCTTGTAGCGACCCGttatttagaagatagaaaattattaactatataatattataaacattaatttcatgttatagtagttatgaaacttacatatgCAGTCTCCGCCCGTGTCAGTGTCCGGATGCGAGTCTCCATGAAAAACTCATCATGAGTCATCTTTCTCCCATAttttttttcctacaaatataataaacatgttaactaaattaatatatataaatatagtttgataaaaatagaattaaatattttaaggaattacTAGTAGTCTTCTCGTAGTCCTCATGCTCCTTGCACCCACACAGTGCAAGGAGCCACCCTTCTCAGATGCTCGAGCCTTCTTTCCCTGTTCACTTTTCTTCTCAAACTTCTCAGTGGTCCACTGCCTCAGCAGATCGTCCCATATGTGCGGTAGAACCCATGAAGGCTTCTTGCTCTTCTTCCGAGCAAAATAAAAGGAATCAGATAGTCTCTTACGAcatttgaactcaaaatttgCAAGAATGACCCTGTTATGTTGGTCCTCCCAGGCACACTTATTCTGAAATTGAAATGTGTAAcgttagataaaaatattgttAATTTAATGCTTAAATAGATAATAATTGTATTGAAAccttaaattggttgaaaatTTACTCCACGAGCTCCAGTGGAAAGTCACTCCAAGTCGCATAGGGTGCATCATACAACCGGCCAAAAGCttcagtgattatctttgtagtcCGATGATTAGGTAAGAACCTGAAACATagcaattacattaaataaacaagactatctattataattcagcaaaaacaaagaagtaataaataaatcttacccaTTGCCCTCATGCCTGATGATCATCCTATGATAACGATTATACCGCACTTCCTCTATATCATCTTCCTCCGATGAATCTGAAGCGTGCGCAGAAGGGGAGGCATTTGGCTCAACGCTACTATCTTGAAGGCGAAGTCTAGAAATTCTAAGAGACGAACTCTGTGGAGAGGGAGACGGGGTCGCTGATGAAGATGGCTACGATATAGACCCCTGTAGCTTTCCAGACCCCTACTGCGATCCGACTGGCTGAAATATAGATGGATGTGATCCAGCTGGtgatgaagcaaatggagcagatGACAGGCATATCACCACATGGCCCTATGACTGCTGACTCGATGGACCAATATAACTATATGCATAATCATGTGGAGGAAGCAGGGTATAGCCCTGCGGTGGAGAATGGTAAGAATACTGCTCGGACGGCGAATGGTAGGTAGTCTGATGAGTAGATGGATGTGATGGAAAAGATGTGTGCCTACAATATTGCTGCCGGCCATCAACAGATGAGGGATGCAAATGTGGAGTGGAAGGAAACGAGGGTGTAACACCATCATCATGATCAATAGGCCTCTTATTCTTCCTTGACCTACCTCGACCCCTACCGGTCATctgcataaattaaagaaaatgttagAATTAAGAATATAAATCTATATAAGTTGAGAGCGCTTGAAAAAACTAACATTCTAGTCGTCTTCGAAGTATCCTTCCTCGTCCGAAAATTCTTCctcttcacttatttcattttcattaggtGATTCTTCGTCCTAATTTTCTATGATTGTTATTTcctttatatcaacttcttctaatATGCATTGCGGATGCTCCAAATCATTTTTTAATTGATCATCCACCATTTGGTTAACACTTGAGGTATCATTTTGGTAAGCAACATCTAGCACATTCTCAACTTTCACCCTACCAACAAGCTTAGTTTTGATTGCAACCaaccaatcagccttatccctACGCAATGAAtatggagcataatacacttgtcTAACGTTTGCTGCAATTataaaaggatcatagcgatcatacttcctctttttattaacctcaattatgttataCTGCAAGTGTACATTTGTACCTCTTCTAGgtgttgggtcaaaccacttgcatcggaaaagtatgatcttcttatttggccaacctgaatatgataattctaaaatctctttgatcacaccataataatcatttTTTCCATCCTGGTTGCCTTAACTACCTTTGATACACACCCCACTGTTATTGCTTTTTTTAATACTTGGAGCATTCCTCAGTGTGAAATTTGTAACCATTCACAAAATACTTAGACATAGTTGTAATCGTAGGTGCAGGTCCCctagatatatctttcaaaaattgattaacaCCGTTGTTTGGATTATTGACCTACATGTAGTGTTAAATAAATCACAAGTGGGCAAGTATATTCACAAGTGACCAAGTCTGTATATTCACATGTGAAAATGTATGTAAGATGCACTTACACACTCTTTAAACCATGCCTCAAATGTAGAATATACAACATTATGGCCAAATTGACTTACGAAGTCACTGAGCGACACATTAAAAATTTTGTTAGTTGCATAAACCAAATTAAATAGTAGTCCATGTAAATTAATCTTACGTCAACACTTACTTAAGAAAGGGTTGAACTtccggacaatttagcaacacatgatttGAAGCTGACTTGTACTTCATACTACTTAGGCCCCTTTTTGTTCGATCTTTAGAAtctcggcctggttgattgaatatggacattggtggatataatggatcaatcTCAATCACGACATTGTGCCGATTGGTCCTATTTCTAGCACATGGCACATGATTGTCGAAGtagtaagaacaaaaatgggcagtttcctttgcaagataggcttcgcatatggatccttcaatcctattcccCTGTTTAACAAATCGTTTACACTTGCCGATAGTCCTGCACATTGTCATATTAGACGATAACGTTAAAGAAAATTACAAGAATAAATTAAGGTTTGATCATTACCTCTCAAATGGATACATCCACCTGCATTGAACTGGCCCTCCAAGTCgcgcctcgtgtacaaggtgaattggaaggtgttccatcacatcaaagaaatcacataaaaaaATCCTTTCCAGCTTATTATTGATTACAGGATTGTTCTGATTCATTTGAAATAGgctttcttcccttaatgtggtagaacataagtctttgaagaacaaacttatctctgtgatgggtttccagatatTTTTAGGCAAACCACAAAAAGCAATAGGGATTAAGGTTTTCATGAAGATATGACAGTCATAACTTTTCATATGAGTCAGCTTTCCTTCAACCATATCGACACATTTTCCCAGGTTTGAAGCATAGCCCTCGGGCATCTTTAGGTTTGCAACCCACTCACAAATCTGTCATCTTtgttccaaagtgaatgtgtatcTGGacttgggcttgaacaccttaccattgttcgcAGACTGCAAATGTAATTCAGGTCGCGTGCAATATTCTTATTAGTCCAGTCTAGCCTTCAGGTAATCTTTTGTCTTATTCTTAttatccatcactgtgttgaacaaattgtcaaaatagttcttatcaatatgcatgacatcaagattgtgtcggagaagattatccttccaatatggcaactcccaaaatatgctaTGTTTTGCCcagttatgagtaacaccatatccaGAAAATCTAGAAGGTGGGGCCTCGGTAACTTTAGTGGAGTTCtgaaccctctcccaaatttcctcatcGGACAAAATTAGAGGTGGAAAATCACGTTCAACTGTATCCTTTTTGAATGCGTTCTTCATCCTTCTGAACTCATGATCAACTGGCAAGAACTGACGATGAAAATCAAACTATGATTGCTTTTGGCCATGTCTTAAAGTGAACGCTTTATCATTTTCCATGCAATAAGGACATGCTAACTTTCCAGCAGTCATctacccagacaacattccatacgtaGAAAAATCATTAAtggtccacattaaattagcacgcaagttaaaattttgcttagttgatatgtcatatgtctcaactccatcataccacaatagttttagctcatcaatcagaggttgcaaatatacatcaatcaaactcttTAGATTGCGGGGATCGGaaataacacaatttaaaaaaatatatggactagtcacAAAGTATACATCACCC is drawn from Nicotiana tabacum cultivar K326 chromosome 22, ASM71507v2, whole genome shotgun sequence and contains these coding sequences:
- the LOC107832180 gene encoding SNF1-related protein kinase regulatory subunit gamma-like PV42a, producing the protein MQATMEVQGSPKKPKQHQMLKDKQVKDLMVDKRRLVEVPYTATLADTINTLMANKVVAVPVAAPPGHWIGAGGSMILESDKQTGVVRKHYIGMVTMLDILAHIAGNGSADDTDVAKKMMVPVSSIIGHCLESLSLWTLSPNTSIVDCMEVFSKGIHRAMVPIDGQSENVAGVELTESASCYRMLTQMDLLRFLNDFQELKAIMSHKVSDKQLQAVTDSVFGVTNKAKVIDVIKCMRTGSLNAVPIVESSDDIVEDHTQLVNGKQRRIIGTFSATDLRGCPVSQLQPLLNQGVVDFLKLLSEAPFYESTGLRSSSLELVTCQPESSLREAVEKAVWNHVHRVWVVDELGLLEGVVSLTDMIRVIRLWYLTEFLQ